The Halanaerobium saccharolyticum subsp. saccharolyticum DSM 6643 genome segment AAAAGATTGCTATTTTAGGCGATCGAGATGGTATCCCTGGGCCAGCTATTAAAGAATGTTTAGAAACAACTGGTGCAGATGAAGTTGTATTTACTACAACTGAGTGCTTTGTCTGAACAAGCGCAGGAGCTATGGACCTGGAAAATCAGCAGAGAATAAAAGATCTTGCTGATAAACACGGTGCGGAAAATCTCGTTGTTATCTTAGGTGGTGCAGAAGCAGAAGCTTCTGGATTAGCTTGTGAAACAGTAACAAATGGAGATCCAACCTTTGCAGGACCATTAGCAGGAGTTCCGTTGGGACTCGCGTGTTATCATGTCGTGGAGCCAGAAATCAAAGCTGAAATTGATGATCAAGTTTATGAAGATCAAATCAGCATGATGGAAATGGTTATAGATGTAGACGCTATTGTAGAAGAGGTAAAAACCTATCGTGAGAAGTATTCAGAGTATATTTAAACACATACCCTGATACAGATTGTGAATAAATTATTATGAAAGGGGTGGACCGCGGTGAAACTTGAACTCGGAAATTTTTATGTAAAAGACATTGAGTTCGGTGACAATACTACTTATGATGATGGAGTTTTGACTATAAATAAAGAAGAAGCTCTAGAAGTAGTTTTTAAAGACAAACACATTACTGAGGCTGATTTAAGAATAGTTAAGCCTGGTGATATGGTTCGTCTGGTACCAGTTAAAGAAGCAATTGAACCCCGCTTCCGCGTAGGGGGAGGACCTGTTTTTCCTGGTGTGACTGGAAAACTCGAACAAGCAGGAAACGGTGAAACTCGCTGCTTAAAGGATATGAGTGTTCTAGTTGTAGGAAAACACTGGGGTGGTTTCCAGGACGGATTAATTGACATGGGAGGAGAAGGAGCTAAATATACTTACTTTTCTTCTTTAAAAAATGTTGTTTTAGTCGCTGATACAGATGAGGAATTCGAAAAGCGCGAACAGCAGAAAAAGAATCATGCCTTAAGATGGGCTGGAATGAGACTTGCAGAATATTTAGGTGAGGCTGTTAAAGATCTAGAGCCAGAAGATAAAGATACATATGAGCTTGAGCCTTTAACAAAAAGGTCTGAAGATGTTTCAGATCTGCCAAATGTTGCAATAGTAATGCAGCCTCAATCTCAGATGGAGGAAAAGGGTTATAATGACCTTAACTATGGTTGGGATACAAACAGAATGCTTCCAACTTTGATGCATCCAAATGAGATTTTAGATGGTGCAATGATTTCCGGTAGCTTTATGCCTTGTTCTTCCAAATGGGCAACTTATGATTTTCAGAACTTCCCATTGATTACAAGACTTTATGAAGAGCACGGTAAAACAATTAATTTTGTTGGTGTGATAATGTCAAACTTAAATGTTGCGCTTGAGCAGAAAGAGCGTTCAGCACTATTTGTGGCTCAGATGGCCAAATCTCTTGGTGTTGATGCAGCAATAGTAACAGAAGAAGGATACGGAAATCCAGATGCTGATTATATTGGCTGTATAGTAGCTTTAGAAGATGCTGGTGTTAAAACAGTTGGTGTCAGTAATGAAGCAACAGGAAGAGATGGTGGCTCACAGCCATTAGTAACTTTAGATCCAAAAGCAGATGCATTAGTATCCACAGGAAATGTATCTGAATTAATTAAATTACCTCCAATGGATGAGGTAATTGGAGAATTAGAAGCACTTGCCAGAGATGGACTTTCTGGAGGCTGGGAAGATGATGAAGTTCTTGGTTCTTCAGTTAAAGAAGACGGCTCAATTATCATGGAAAACAATGCAATGTTCTGTGGCGACCAAATTGCTGGCTGGTCTCCAAAAACAATGAAAGAATACTAAACCGGGGAGGTGGAATTAATGAAAAAAGCAGTTGTATATTTAAACCAATTTTTTGGTCAAATAGGTGGAGAAGATGTTGCAGATCACGCTCCTGAAATAAGAGAAGAAAAAGTTGGAGCATCAATGCTTTATGATCAGATGCTTGATGCAGAAGTTACTCATACAGTTATCTGTGGAGATAACTTTATGGGCAGTAAGACTGAAGAAGCTGTAGAAAAAATTATAGGCTTCTTAGAAGATGTAGAGTTTGATATTTTCTTTGCTGGACCTGCATTTCAGGCTGGACGTTATGGTATGGCCTGTGGTGAAATTGGTAAAGCAGTAAAAGAAGAGTTCGATGTACCTGTAATTTCATCTATGAATATTGAGAACCCCGGTGTTGAGGTATTTAAAAAAGATATTTATATCTTCCCGGGTGGACATAGTGCTGCAAAAATGAGAGATGATGTTAAAAAAATGACCGATTTTGGTAATAAAATTCTCAATGGAGAAGAATTATTACCTGCAGAAGAAGAAGGTTATTATACTCGCGGCATTAGACATCAATATTTCTTAGAAGATGAGACTCCAGCATATGAGAGAGCAATTGATATGCTGCTCAAAAAGATTAATGGTGAAGAATTTGAAAGTGAACTACCTATACCTGAATTAGATCTTGTAGAAATTGCTCCGGCAATTGAAGATTTAAGTGAGGCAGAAATTGCTTTAGTTACATCTGGTGGTATAGTTCCTGTTGATAATCCGGACAAAATTCAGTCTGCTTCAGCAACAAGATGGGGTAAATATAATATTAGTGCTATGGATAAACTGGACAATAGAGAAGATTTAGCTTTTAAAACTATTCATGCTGGTTATGATCCTGCTGCAGCTGATGCTGATCCAAATGTAGTAGTTCCGGTTGATGCAATGCGCAAATATGAAGAGGAAGGTAGAATAGGTAAATTACATGATTACTTCTATTCAACAGTAGGAACTGGTACTACTCAGAAAGAAGCTGCCAGAATGGGTAAGGAAATTGCTCAAGAATTACAAGATGCCAATGTTCAAGCAGTAATTTTAACATCCACTTGAGGTACCTGTACACGTTGCGGTGCAACAATGGTGAAAGAAATTGAAAAAGCTGGTTTTACAGTTGTTCAGATGGCAAACTTGATTCCTGTAGCAAAAACTGTTGGTGCTAATAGAATGGTTCCAACTATTTCGATCCCTTATCCACTTGGAGATCCTTCTACAAGTAAAGAAGAACAGTGGGAACTCAGATATCATAGAGTTGGCGTAGCTTTAGATGCTCTCACAACTGAAATTGATGATCAAAAGGTTTTTGATGTAGAAATGTAAATATTAAGCCTCTACCCTTCCTGCAGAGGAGGGGTAGGGGTCTTTAAATAAGATTTAAGTGAAAAATATAACACATTTTATAAAGGGGTGGAATAGGTGGAAGAGCGTAGAGATGCACATGGAAATATAATTAAAGAGAGAGGCCGAGAAGTATTTGTTATTTCATTGATAGTTGTTTTTGCAATTGTTCTCTGGGGAATAGCCATGCCGGACAGCTTTGGTAATGTCGCAAACAGTATATTTGATTATCTGACAATGAACTTTGGCTGGTTTTATCTGATTACAATGACCTTATTTGTTATTTTTTGTGTCTGGGTTGCCTTAAGTCAATATGGAAAAATTAAGCTAGGTAAGCCTGATGAAGAACCAGAATTTAGTACTATTTCCTGGTTTGCAATGTTATTTAGTGCAGGAATGGGAGTAGGATTAGTTTTCTGGGGAGTTGCTGAACCTTTAAATCACTTTGTTAACCCTTTGGGTATGGAGGGCGGAACTGCAGCTGCAGCAGATTTTGCTTTAAAAACTTCATTTTTACACTGGGGTCTACATCCCTGGTCAGCTTATGGTGTTTTAGCGCTGGCTCTAGCTTATATGCAGTTTAGACACGATAAACCTGCCCAAATAAGCAGTGTATTTATTCCTTTAATTGGAGAAGCTAAAGCAAGAGGAACAATTGGTAAAACTGTTGATATTTTGGCAATCTTTGCCACAGTAGCTGGTGTAGCAACTTCTTTAGGAATGGCAACACTTCAGGTTACAAGTGGTTTTAATTT includes the following:
- the grdA gene encoding glycine/sarcosine/betaine reductase complex selenoprotein A, whose amino-acid sequence is MLEGKKIAILGDRDGIPGPAIKECLETTGADEVVFTTTECFVUTSAGAMDLENQQRIKDLADKHGAENLVVILGGAEAEASGLACETVTNGDPTFAGPLAGVPLGLACYHVVEPEIKAEIDDQVYEDQISMMEMVIDVDAIVEEVKTYREKYSEYI
- a CDS encoding glycine/sarcosine/betaine reductase component B subunit, with amino-acid sequence MKLELGNFYVKDIEFGDNTTYDDGVLTINKEEALEVVFKDKHITEADLRIVKPGDMVRLVPVKEAIEPRFRVGGGPVFPGVTGKLEQAGNGETRCLKDMSVLVVGKHWGGFQDGLIDMGGEGAKYTYFSSLKNVVLVADTDEEFEKREQQKKNHALRWAGMRLAEYLGEAVKDLEPEDKDTYELEPLTKRSEDVSDLPNVAIVMQPQSQMEEKGYNDLNYGWDTNRMLPTLMHPNEILDGAMISGSFMPCSSKWATYDFQNFPLITRLYEEHGKTINFVGVIMSNLNVALEQKERSALFVAQMAKSLGVDAAIVTEEGYGNPDADYIGCIVALEDAGVKTVGVSNEATGRDGGSQPLVTLDPKADALVSTGNVSELIKLPPMDEVIGELEALARDGLSGGWEDDEVLGSSVKEDGSIIMENNAMFCGDQIAGWSPKTMKEY
- the grdH gene encoding betaine reductase selenoprotein B, translating into MKKAVVYLNQFFGQIGGEDVADHAPEIREEKVGASMLYDQMLDAEVTHTVICGDNFMGSKTEEAVEKIIGFLEDVEFDIFFAGPAFQAGRYGMACGEIGKAVKEEFDVPVISSMNIENPGVEVFKKDIYIFPGGHSAAKMRDDVKKMTDFGNKILNGEELLPAEEEGYYTRGIRHQYFLEDETPAYERAIDMLLKKINGEEFESELPIPELDLVEIAPAIEDLSEAEIALVTSGGIVPVDNPDKIQSASATRWGKYNISAMDKLDNREDLAFKTIHAGYDPAAADADPNVVVPVDAMRKYEEEGRIGKLHDYFYSTVGTGTTQKEAARMGKEIAQELQDANVQAVILTSTUGTCTRCGATMVKEIEKAGFTVVQMANLIPVAKTVGANRMVPTISIPYPLGDPSTSKEEQWELRYHRVGVALDALTTEIDDQKVFDVEM